The following proteins come from a genomic window of Dysidea avara chromosome 12, odDysAvar1.4, whole genome shotgun sequence:
- the LOC136241409 gene encoding nucleotide-binding oligomerization domain-containing protein 2-like, with the protein MHYEQNVSKGIGQFKRSGKATSTPLLKDLQNHITPHYAARWRIIGTQLGLPKGRLDIIEHDNYHKAEPCCDGVLEEWLEVDPSASWEKLFKVIESPAVSSDQAPDKVTSKPDMDKLTVTDRGVSILSDRVRQLDIQTRFALDEDAWPPNQLQDFTPLLLVHHEGQCALQQATELQLAELGGVHSKYYPQVSHQSQREALDSSKTTKQLVDLLAPLQENEDAQFILVEGLPGIGKSLLLQEIAYNWAKGKLLQKFKLVPLFQLRSPCVQHVSFVADLFQLVCEGDSKASDITVASSDYFFENGGEGLVFLFDGFDEFPEHLQKDSLITSILKRKVLPHCGLVVSSRPHASVRLRQQATIRVNILGFAEEERKLYIEQSLKGQPHAIKELTEYLEGNLTINGLCFIPFNMVVLVYLYKQEIPLPSNSTQLYNYFIYLTICRHLAKSGHLLENTIPHLANLPEPYNAIVKQLSKLALEGINNNKLIFTLQEMRAACPDIDTIPGAVNGFGLLQAVQHFGLTGKTMTFNFVHFSIQEFLATYHITQLSAEEELQVLEARFWSGLHSNMFAMYTSLTNGQRPAFKQFLSDGNAAIVISEMFLVDQLKCLRLFHSFHGANDKAMCTSIQQAQIFNDKIIDLHNTSLSPYDIEGVALFLTCSPHQKWKKLNLQFCHIQDYGLHILHRSLTHSDITIRELNLSFNGLTRSSSSFISNLTIHCRVKLLWINGNRTIAEDPTLYNMLSHPSSRLVTLDMWGTSLSPSSAIVLFNALAKGNKLHQLNISYNHITDEICYVIAASLKNVISLVTLAVYGNNKISAEVAQHLVQILQHNNTLQVLWLPHDFAEDVKKRIQSLQEEVNEHRESSGCQTKLNIHYL; encoded by the exons ATGCATTATGAACAGAACGTCTCCAAAGGTATTGGTCAGTTTAAGAGGAGTGGAAAAG CTACCAGTACTCCACTACTGAAGGACCTCCAAAACCACATTACTCCACACTACGCTGCTCGTTGGAGAATAATAGGAACACAACTGGGTCTACCCAAAGGAAGACTTGACATCATAGAACATGACAACTACCACAAAGCCGAGCCTTGTTGTGATGGAGTGTTGGAGGAGTGGCTTGAAGTGGACCCCTCTGCTAGTTGGGAGAAGTTGTTTAAAGTTATTGAGTCACCTGCAGTATCCAGTGATCAAGCTCCTGATAAAG TGACCTCCAAACCTGACATGGACAAGTTAACAGTCACTGATCGAG GAGTCTCCATATTGTCCGACAGAGTGAGACAACTTGACATACAAACACGGTTTGCTCTTGATGAAGATGCTTGGCCACCTAACCAGCTACAAGATTTTACACCACTTTTATTAGTTCACCATGAAGGTCAATGTGCTTTACAACAGGCAACAGAATTACAGTTGGCTGAACTAGGTGGTGTTCACTCCAAGTATTACCCACAGGTCAGCCATCAATCACAGAGAGAAGCACTTGATAGCAGTAAGACAACTAAACAGCTAGTTGATCTCTTAGCTCCATTGCAAGAGAATGAAGATGCACAGTTTATTTTGGTTGAGGGGTTGCCTGGCATTGGAAAATCTTTACTCTTGCAAGAAATTGCTTACAATTGGGCTAAAGGAAAGTTGCTGCAAAAGTTTAAATTAGTTCCACTTTTCCAACTACGTAGTCCTTGTGTACAGCATGTATCGTTTGTTGCTGATCTTTTCCAGTTGGTTTGTGAAGGAGACAGCAAAGCCTCGGATATCACAGTTGCATCTAGTGACTACTTCTTTGAGAATGGAGGTGAAGGTCTTGTTTTTCTTTTTGATGGTTTTGATGAATTTCCAGAACATCTGCAGAAAGATAGTTTAATTACTAGCATACTGAAGCGTAAGGTTCTACCTCATTGTGGCTTGGTAGTGTCATCTCGTCCACATGCCTCTGTGAGACTCCGACAACAAGCGACCATCAGAGTTAACATCTTGGGCTTTGCTGAAGAGGAACGAAAGTTATACATAGAACAGTCCCTGAAGGGACAGCCACATGCAATCAAAGAGCTCACCGAATATCTTGAAGGTAATCTGACTATCAATGGCCTTTGTTTCATCCCTTTCAACATGGTAGTCTTAGTTTATCTGTACAAACAGGAAATTCCCCTTCCCAGTAATTCTACACAGCTGTACAATTACTTCATCTATCTTACCATTTGTCGGCATCTTGCTAAATCTGGTCATCTTCTTGAAAATACCATCCCTCATTTAGCCAACCTCCCTGAGCCTTATAATGCAATAGTTAAACAGTTGTCCAAGTTAGCCCTCGAAGGTATTAATAACAACAAGCTAATATTTACCTTACAGGAGATGAGAGCAGCTTGTCCAGATATTGATACCATTCCTGGAGCAGTCAATGGCTTTGGTCTGCTGCAGGCTGTACAACACTTTGGGCTCACTGGGAAAACTATGACATTTAACTTTGTTCATTTTTCTATTCAGGAGTTTTTGGCCACTTACCATATCACTCAGCTTTCAGCAGAGGAAGAGCTGCAAGTGCTTGAGGCAAGGTTCTGGAGTGGTCTTCATTCTAACATGTTTGCCATGTACACCTCACTTACCAATGGACAGCGACCTGCTTTTAAACAATTTCTCTCTGATGGTAATGCTGCTATTGTCATTTCTGAAATGTTCTTGGTGGATCAACTGAAATGTCTTCGCTTGTTTCACTCTTTCCACGGGGCCAATGATAAAGCAATGTGTACTTCTATACAACAAGCACAAATTTTCAATGATAAAATAATTGATCTTCACAATACTAGCCTATCACCGTATGATATTGAAGGTGTTGCACTCTTTCTTACCTGTTCACCTCACCAGAAATGGAAGAAATTAAACTTGCAGTTCTGCCATATCCAAGATTATGGCCTCCATATACTTCATCGCAGCCTGACACATAGTGACATCACTATTAGAGAGTTAAACTTGTCATTTAATGGCCTCACCAGATCATCGTCCTCCTTCATTAGTAACCTCACAATCCATTGTAGAGTGAAACTATTATGGATTAATGGTAACCGCACCATCGCAGAGGACCCTACTCTCTACAACATGTTGTCCCATCCCTCCTCTAGGCTGGTGACACTGGACATGTGGGGTACCAGCTTGTCACCATCTTCAGCTATTGTCCTCTTCAATGCATTAGCTAAGGGCAACAAACTGCATCAGCTCAACATTAGCTACAATCACATCACTGATGAAATATGCTATGTTATTGCTGCTTCACtaaagaatgtcatatctttAGTCACACTGGCAGTGTATGGCAACAACAAAATCAGTGCTGAAGTTGCTCAACATCTAGTTCAAATTCTCCAGCACAACAACACACTACAAGTGCTATGGCTACCCCATGATTTTGCTGAAGATGTTAAGAAGAGGATTCAATCACTTCAAGAGGAAGTTAACGAGCACAGAGAAAGTAGCGGGTGTCAAACAAAACTGAACATTCACTATTTGTAG
- the LOC136241385 gene encoding protein SPO16 homolog isoform X2 gives MEHTENTPKWPIIINETLTGSEIYKILQQRGHKLRVLLQDAVNEWQPSKVIGKVLISRISQLTETHKQCYVLASAPLHGKQEQELLTTLQKQFMSSHVSFLPVHNSADCVEAMTTIAKVTCPPLRNVVRQRFDGLIQKQVTEDTLLSIIAQTGMTEHECLVLLDGRGSLSTIAASSVDQLLDCSLSTRSANVLSEFFSQDCLL, from the exons ATGGAACACACCGAGAATACTCCAAAATGGCCAATAATAATCAACGAAACGCTAACAGGCAGTGAGATATACAAGATATTACAACAAAGAGGTCACAAACTTCGTG TGCTCCTTCAAGACGCAGTTAACGAGTGGCAGCCTAGTAAAGTGATTGGTAAAGTGTTAATATCCAG GATATCACAACTCACTGAGACACACAAACAGTGTTATGTGCtagcatcagctcctcttcatGGTAAACAAGAGCAAGAACTGCTAACAACTCTACAGAAACA GTTCATGTCCAGTCATGTCTCATTTCTGCCGGTGCACAATTCTGCTGACTGTGTGGAAGCCATGACGACTATTGCCAAG GTGACATGCCCGCCATTACGTAATGTTGTCAGACAGAGGTTTGACGGTTTGATACAGAAACAGGTGACTGAAGACACTTTGTTATCGATTATAGCACAAACTGGAATGACAGAACATG AGTGTCTGGTGTTGCTGGATGGCAGGGGTAGCTTGTCCACTATTGCAGCTAGCAGTGTTGATCAGTTGTTGGACTGTAGTCTGAGCACCAGATCAGCCAATGTATTATCAGAGTTCTTCAGTCAAGACTGTCTCCTGTGA
- the LOC136241385 gene encoding protein SPO16 homolog isoform X1: protein MEHTENTPKWPIIINETLTGSEIYKILQQRGHKLRVSSGTVSNTCIYPLSSVAFLIVLLQDAVNEWQPSKVIGKVLISRISQLTETHKQCYVLASAPLHGKQEQELLTTLQKQFMSSHVSFLPVHNSADCVEAMTTIAKVTCPPLRNVVRQRFDGLIQKQVTEDTLLSIIAQTGMTEHECLVLLDGRGSLSTIAASSVDQLLDCSLSTRSANVLSEFFSQDCLL, encoded by the exons ATGGAACACACCGAGAATACTCCAAAATGGCCAATAATAATCAACGAAACGCTAACAGGCAGTGAGATATACAAGATATTACAACAAAGAGGTCACAAACTTCGTG TTAGCAGTGGTACAGTGTCCAACACGTGTATCTACCCACTATCATCAGTGGCTTTCCTAATAGTGCTCCTTCAAGACGCAGTTAACGAGTGGCAGCCTAGTAAAGTGATTGGTAAAGTGTTAATATCCAG GATATCACAACTCACTGAGACACACAAACAGTGTTATGTGCtagcatcagctcctcttcatGGTAAACAAGAGCAAGAACTGCTAACAACTCTACAGAAACA GTTCATGTCCAGTCATGTCTCATTTCTGCCGGTGCACAATTCTGCTGACTGTGTGGAAGCCATGACGACTATTGCCAAG GTGACATGCCCGCCATTACGTAATGTTGTCAGACAGAGGTTTGACGGTTTGATACAGAAACAGGTGACTGAAGACACTTTGTTATCGATTATAGCACAAACTGGAATGACAGAACATG AGTGTCTGGTGTTGCTGGATGGCAGGGGTAGCTTGTCCACTATTGCAGCTAGCAGTGTTGATCAGTTGTTGGACTGTAGTCTGAGCACCAGATCAGCCAATGTATTATCAGAGTTCTTCAGTCAAGACTGTCTCCTGTGA
- the LOC136241385 gene encoding protein SPO16 homolog isoform X3 codes for MEHTENTPKWPIIINETLTGSEIYKILQQRGHKLRVSSGTVSNTCIYPLSSVAFLIVLLQDAVNEWQPSKVIGKVLISRISQLTETHKQCYVLASAPLHGKQEQELLTTLQKQFMSSHVSFLPVHNSADCVEAMTTIAKVTCPPLRNVVRQRFDGLIQKQVTEDTLLSIIAQTGMTEHAGQWHYKVQIIPSGWHTSLEIHL; via the exons ATGGAACACACCGAGAATACTCCAAAATGGCCAATAATAATCAACGAAACGCTAACAGGCAGTGAGATATACAAGATATTACAACAAAGAGGTCACAAACTTCGTG TTAGCAGTGGTACAGTGTCCAACACGTGTATCTACCCACTATCATCAGTGGCTTTCCTAATAGTGCTCCTTCAAGACGCAGTTAACGAGTGGCAGCCTAGTAAAGTGATTGGTAAAGTGTTAATATCCAG GATATCACAACTCACTGAGACACACAAACAGTGTTATGTGCtagcatcagctcctcttcatGGTAAACAAGAGCAAGAACTGCTAACAACTCTACAGAAACA GTTCATGTCCAGTCATGTCTCATTTCTGCCGGTGCACAATTCTGCTGACTGTGTGGAAGCCATGACGACTATTGCCAAG GTGACATGCCCGCCATTACGTAATGTTGTCAGACAGAGGTTTGACGGTTTGATACAGAAACAGGTGACTGAAGACACTTTGTTATCGATTATAGCACAAACTGGAATGACAGAACATG CTGGCCAGTGGCATTACAAGGTCCAGATCATTCCCAGTGGTTGGCACACGTCTTTAGAAATCCACTTGTGA
- the LOC136241383 gene encoding outer dynein arm-docking complex subunit 2-like, whose protein sequence is MGATLSSRAQWTSLSSTENKLDFTKSNEELLKDILSFVESFPSQHPSEASVVFKRPFVWETSLSPDKLINLSTDEYDKSTTKVASKACTKDGDPLLSLNQVGESYEVRAFTFKTLTQVLKCAGDKKLKEVQLCLEANQDPIATIMGPAYASLNTSTTGGKNVLIEAHENLERERARGNTGPHVDELDSSFKLLLLLNTLDTKLLHLSVQKIGKEVRLNPAAVAGEVDVLQQFCGTSAQHCLESLEYTSEMVFSNGCRAPPWRQAHGDICYLQVKPQDGEMFYVTASTEGYYVNGGVSASGEVTHERKSEVAATLVTLLKQRSNHFNTTLAKQEFVYEERKASASDNEAVRIEVELTEIPDQQDEQIMSPKTASPQQRSKLVSDQKKRPKDTPSSGVMEPSQKWKALGVTTDFSQTKPSSPGKKVRKGTEVSRIDSPGDRLNQASRKSRGGLWSAGSGKEPPTGEVSDSSSEEEEEEEQGERRPESNADLPSEYWQIQKLIKYLKGGNQTATVIALCCLLDFNLTAETSQMAIRDVGGLDLLINLLETDNTKCRIGALQILMQISQNAQTRVAIADLQGLPMMVKILDHDEKQLKCLAAETIANVAMFRRARRIVRQNGGIRKLVSLLELPTTASDPDPEALSDLEVARCGAQALWSCSKSKKNKAAIFKARAVPLLAKLLHSENEDVLVPVVGTLQECASEPAYQELIRSEGMIEHLVRGLKSDNTLLQMHCAAAIFKCAEEEATRSLVRKYDGLAPLAKLLKSAVGNMELLVAVTGAVWKCSMAMENVTSFKELKAIDSLVALLNNQPEEVLVNVVGALGECAAESDNRVSIRKAGGIPPMVQLLTGTNQPLLINVTKALGACALDMESMSVIDKQDGVRLLWSLLKSPNPEVQSCSAWAICPCIENMKHAGDLVRSFVGGLELIVGLLKSDNNEVLASVCAAIAKIACDEENLAVITDHGVVPLLANLTHTKDDHLRRHLAMAIAKSCAWRNNRVSFGQCEAVAPLVCYLQSPDPLVHQATALALHQLSKDPDNCITMHESGVVKLLLSKVGSSDEKLQEAAAGCIANIRKLALANEKAKYN, encoded by the exons ATGGGAGCAACTTTGTCCAGTCGCGCTCAGTGGACATCACTCAGTTCCACTGAGAATAAACTGGATTTTACGAAGAGCAATGAAGAGCTGCTAAAAGATATTCTCTCCTTCGTAGAGTCATTTCCTTCTCAACATCCAAGCGAAGCTTCTGTGGTATTTAAACGTCCTTTCGTGTGGGAGACTTCGCTATCCCCTGACAAGCTAATAAACCTTAGCACAGATGAGTACGACAAGAG CACCACTAAGGTTGCTTCAAAGGCGTGCACTAAAGATGGCGACCCGCTACTCAGTCTCAACCAG GTTGGTGAGAGTTATGAGGTTAGGGCATTCACATTTAAGACACTCACACAAGTGCTCAAGTGTGCTGGGGACAAGAAGCTGAAAGAAGTACAATTATGCCTTGAAG CTAATCAGGACCCCATTGCTACAATAATGGGACCAGCCTATGCCTCCCTCAACACTTCCACTACTGGAGGAAAAAATGTTCTAATTGAAGCCCATGAGAATTTGGAGAGGGAGCGAGCTAGAGGCAATACAGGTCCACATGTTGATGAGCTGGACAGCAGCTTCAAGTTACTGTTACTACTGAACACATTAGATACTAAACTACTTCACTTGTCTGTGCAGAAGATCGGCAA GGAGGTGAGACTAAACCCTGCGGCAGTGGCAGGTGAAGTTGATGTGCTGCAACAATTCTGTGGAACCTCTGCTCAACACTGCTTGGAATCATTAGAGTACACCTCAG AGATGGTATTCTCAAATGGCTGCCGAGCACCTCCATGGCGACAGGCTCACGGTGACATTTGCTACTTGCAGGTGAAACCACAAGATGGAGAAATGTTCTATGTCACAGCCAGTACTGAGGGGTACTATGTGAatggg GGTGTCAGTGCTAGTGGTGAGGTGACTCATGAGAGAAAATCAGAAGTGGCAGCCACACTTGTTACTCTACTGAAGCAGAGAAGTAATCACTTCAACACTACACTAGCTAAGCAAGAGTTTGTTTATGAGGAGAGAAAAGCTAGTGCCAGTGATAATGAAGCTGTGAGAATTGAGGTGGAATTGACTGAGATTCCTGATCAACAAGATGAGCAGATAATGAGCCCCAAGACAGCAAG TCCTCAGCAGAGGAGTAAACTAGTTAGTGACCAGAAGAAGAGACCTAAGGACACTCCATCCTCTGGTGTAATGGAGCCATCACAGAAGTGGAAGGCACTTGGAGTCACCACAGACTTCTCACAGACTAAACCAAG TTCTCCTGGTAAGAAAGTCAGGAAGGGAACTGAAGTGTCCCGAATTGACAGTCCTGGTGACCGGCTGAACCAAGCATCTCGGAAGTCAAGGGGAGG ATTGTGGTCAGCTGGGTCAGGCAAAGAGCCACCAACAGGCGAAGTTAGTGACAGTAGCTCTGAGGAAGAAGAGGAAGAGGAACAAGGAGAGAGGAGACCT GAGTCTAATGCTGACCTACCCAGTGAGTATTGGCAGATACAGAAACTGATAAAATACTTGAAG GGAGGTAACCAGACAGCTACTGTGATTGCATTATGTTGTCTGCTTGACTTCAACCTGACAGCAGAGACCAGTCAGATGGCAATAAGAGATGTTGGAGGGCTGGACTTGCTCATCAACTTACTGGAAACTGACAACACAAAGTGTAGAATTGGAGCACTACAGATATTGATGCAGATATCACAGAATGCTCAAACCAGAGTGGCCATTGCTgacctacaag GGCTACCGATGATGGTGAAGATATTAGATCACGATGAGAAACAGCTGAAGTGTCTTGCTGCTGAGACTATTGCTAATGTGGCCATGTTCAGGAGGGCTAGAAGGATTGTCCGACAAAATGGTGGCATCAGAAAACTG GTCAGCTTGTTGGAGTTACCAACAACTGCTAGCGATCCTGACCCTGAGGCATTGTCTGATCTTGAAGTAGCTCGTTGTGGGGCTCAAGCATTATGGAGCTGCAGCAAGAGCAAGAAGAACAAGGCAGCCATCTTTAAGGCGAGGGCTGTACCATTACTAGCTAAACTACTTCACTCAGAAAATGAAGATGTGTTAGTACCAGTGGTGGGTACTTTACAGGAGTGTGCATCAGAG CCTGCCTACCAGGAACTGATCAGAAGTGAAGGAATGATAGAACATCTTGTTAGAGGGCTGAAGAGTGACAACACTTTACTACAGATGCACTGTGCTGCTGCCATTTTTAAG TGTGCAGAGGAGGAGGCTACCCGATCACTTGTTAGGAAATATGATGGACTAGCTCCGTTAGCTAAACTGCTCAAGTCAGCAGTAGGGAACATGGAGCTACTTGTAGCTGTGACTGGAGCAGTATGGAAGTGTAGTATGGCTATGGAGAACGTCACTTCTTTTAAGGAACTAAAAGCTATCGACAGTCTAGTAGCATTATTGAACAACCAGCCTGAAGAG GTATTGGTTAATGTGGTAGGAGCACTAGGGGAGTGTGCAGCTGAGAGTGACAACAGGGTGAGTATCAGGAAGGCTGGGGGTATTCCCCCAATGGTACAGCTATTGACTGGCACTAATCAACCACTGCTAATAAATGTCACTAAAGCATTAGGAGCTTGTGCTCTTGACATGGAGTCCATGTC GGTGATTGATAAACAGGATGGTGTGCGGTTGCTATGGTCACTACTGAAATCACCCAATCCAGAG GTGCAGTCTTGTTCAGCTTGGGCCATCTGTCCTTGTATTGAAAACATGAAg CATGCTGGTGATTTGGTGCGATCATTTGTTGGCGGACTAGAGCTGATAGTAGGATTATTAAAATCTGACAATAATGAAGTACTGGCTAGTGTGTGTGCAGCGATAGCAAAGATAGCCTGTGATGAAGAGAACCTAGCTGTGATCACAGATCATGGAGTGGTCCCTCTGTTAGCTAACCTTACCCATACA AAAGATGATCACCTCAGACGACACCTTGCTATGGCTATTGCTAAGAGTTGTGCATGGCGTAACAATCGTGTGTCGTTTGGCCAATGTGAAGCCGTAGCTCCATTAGTATGTTACCTTCAGTCTCCAGACCCTCTGGTACACCAGGCTACAGCACTAGCTCTCCATCAACTATCCAAGGACCCTGACAACTGTATCACCATGCACGAGAGTGGAGTAGTGAAG TTACTACTGAGCAAAGTTGGGTCAAGTGATGAGAAGTTACAAGAGGCTGCTGCTGGCTGTATTGCTAATATTAGAAAACTGGCATTAGCTAATGAGAAGGCAAAGTACAACTGA
- the LOC136241384 gene encoding uncharacterized protein, which produces MSGQLDNLSDEQGKALENFKSQLSDDYLSNDGTYLRFLRARKFVVQDALKQYRETCDWRREKDVDTILERPQPLEEEIQEILASSYHGFDKEGRPLYLQCSGSMDVERLVAFPIDDLIYRHVYHNEKQISRAEQNSTRLGRNIETVAEIHDMSGMGLVHRKSLSLLRNVINIDQTYYPERLGRAFFINVPRLFYILWQIAKVWLDPVTATKFVLLPPDQINKLKEYIDADQLPVEFGGTCTCPNGCFDYLGKKKANGPVVNSNDLGTPV; this is translated from the exons ATGAGCGGACAACTGGACAATCTTTCTGACGAGCAAGGTAAAGCTTTGGAAAACTTCAAGTCTCAATTATCAGACGACTATTTATCAAATGAC GGCACGTATTTGAGATTCCTTCGTGCACGGAAATTTGTGGTACAAGATGCCCTAAA ACAATACCGCGAAACGTGTGATTGGAGAAGGGAGAAGGATGTCGACACGATATTGGAGCGACCA CAACCCCTTGAGGAGGAAATCCAAGAG ATATTAGCTTCATCTTATCATGGGTTCGATAAAGAAGGTCGACCACTTTATCTCCAATGTAGTGGCTCCATGGATGTTGAACGGCTAGTTGCG TTTCCTATTGATGATCTCATTTACCGTCACGTCTACCACAATGAGAAGCAGATTAGCCGAGCTGAACAGAACTCTACTAGACTAGGAAGGAATATTGAGACTGTTGCTGAAATACATGACATGAGTGGTATGGGACTGGTACATAGGAAGAGTCTCAGTTTGTTGAGAAATGTCATCAACATCGACCAAACTTACTACCCAGAAAGACTAGGCAGA GCATTCTTCATCAACGTACCTAG ATTATTTTATATATTGTGGCAGATAGCTAAGGTATGGCTGGATCCTGTAACAGCTACCAAGTTTGTATTATTACCACCAGATCAGATAAATAAGTTAAAG GAGTACATTGATGCTGACCAGCTACCGGTAGAATTTGGAGGAACTTGTACATGCCCTAATGGATGCTTCGATTACTTAGGGAAAAAG AAGGCTAATGGACCGGTAGTGAATTCCAATGACTTGGGTACTCCAGTTTAA